The Acidimicrobiales bacterium genome includes a window with the following:
- a CDS encoding glycosyltransferase family 1 protein yields MIRLSGAPADTLRATSIGIVVEQLRRAVPGGVGTHIRGLLAGLAELGEQAAPPVVLVASRPPRRPDPLEALGEPVAALGLPEPLLTRAWALGAAALRGYRLVHTTGFDIPPVAGPLVVTVHDLLWRELPEAYGRHGRAWHEGALRRAVRRAAAFVVTSAEVGDSLAEVVGEGREIALIEMGADHRAAPDHAAAAALVSSLGVSGDYLLAVGTLEPRKNLPRLVAAYQSVRERLPGRPSLVLCGPEGWGPLPVAGEAPGVFFTGRVPEAVLSGLYAGALALCYVSLGEGFGLPVAEAMAAGLPVLAGRAPVAGDAALTVDPRDVAAIADGLVALAGDAGLRGRLVEAGRRRAERLTWRRAATEHVALWDALAPPR; encoded by the coding sequence TTGATCCGGCTGTCGGGCGCTCCCGCCGACACGTTGCGCGCGACGAGCATCGGCATCGTCGTCGAACAGCTCCGCCGCGCCGTCCCGGGCGGGGTCGGCACGCACATCCGCGGCCTCCTCGCGGGCCTCGCGGAGCTCGGCGAACAGGCCGCGCCGCCCGTCGTGCTCGTCGCCAGCCGCCCGCCGCGGCGCCCGGACCCCCTCGAGGCCCTCGGCGAGCCCGTCGCCGCCCTCGGCCTCCCCGAGCCGCTCCTCACCCGTGCCTGGGCGCTCGGCGCGGCGGCGCTGCGCGGCTACCGCCTCGTGCACACGACCGGCTTCGACATCCCGCCGGTCGCCGGCCCGCTCGTCGTCACCGTCCACGACCTGCTCTGGCGCGAGCTCCCCGAGGCCTACGGCCGCCACGGCAGGGCCTGGCACGAGGGGGCGCTGCGCCGCGCCGTGCGCCGCGCCGCCGCCTTCGTGGTCACCTCCGCCGAGGTCGGCGACTCGCTCGCCGAGGTCGTCGGCGAGGGTCGGGAGATCGCCCTCATCGAGATGGGCGCCGACCACCGCGCCGCCCCGGACCACGCCGCCGCCGCCGCCCTCGTCTCCTCGCTCGGGGTCTCCGGCGACTACCTGCTCGCGGTCGGCACGCTCGAGCCGCGCAAGAACCTGCCGCGCCTCGTCGCCGCCTACCAGTCCGTGCGCGAGCGCCTGCCGGGGCGGCCGTCGCTCGTCCTCTGCGGCCCGGAGGGGTGGGGGCCGCTCCCGGTCGCGGGCGAGGCGCCCGGCGTGTTCTTCACCGGGCGGGTCCCCGAGGCGGTCCTCTCCGGCCTCTACGCCGGCGCGCTCGCCCTCTGCTACGTCTCGCTCGGCGAGGGCTTCGGCCTCCCCGTCGCGGAGGCGATGGCGGCGGGGTTGCCGGTGCTCGCGGGGAGGGCGCCCGTCGCCGGCGACGCCGCCCTCACCGTCGACCCCCGCGACGTCGCGGCGATCGCCGACGGCCTGGTGGCGCTCGCCGGCGACGCCGGCCTGCGGGGACGCCTCGTCGAGGCGGGCCGTCGCCGCGCTGAGCGCCTCACCTGGCGGCGGGCGGCGACCGAGCACGTGGCGCTGTGGGACGCCCTCGCCCCCCCGCGGTGA
- the cofD gene encoding 2-phospho-L-lactate transferase, giving the protein MIAVLCGGVGAARLLAGARRVVAGGELVAVVNTGDDLELFGLSVSPDLDTITYTLAGEMNPESGWGRRGESFRALGELGRFGAPTWFGLGDLDLATHLYRSGRLAEGACLSEVTAEIAAAFGVTTRLLPMTDDRVRTRLRLEGGEEVAFQEYFVHRRHSVAVDEVHYEGAELATPAPGVAEALAAAEVVLIAPSNPIVSIGPILSVPGVADALFARRSSVVAVSPIVGGVALKGPADRLLVELGGRSSVGGVAECLAEVAGTLVIDRADAALAGEVEAEGMRAVVADTVMRDPAVAEALTEVAIAAARP; this is encoded by the coding sequence GTGATCGCCGTCCTCTGTGGCGGCGTCGGGGCGGCGCGCCTGCTCGCCGGGGCGCGCCGGGTGGTGGCCGGCGGCGAGCTCGTCGCGGTGGTGAACACCGGCGACGACCTCGAGCTCTTCGGCCTCTCGGTCTCCCCGGACCTCGACACGATCACCTACACCCTCGCCGGCGAGATGAACCCCGAGAGCGGCTGGGGGCGGCGGGGGGAGAGCTTCCGGGCCCTCGGCGAGCTCGGGCGCTTCGGCGCGCCGACCTGGTTCGGCCTCGGTGACCTCGACCTCGCGACCCACCTCTACCGGAGCGGCCGCCTCGCCGAGGGGGCGTGCCTCTCGGAGGTCACGGCCGAGATCGCCGCCGCCTTCGGCGTGACGACGCGGCTGCTGCCGATGACCGACGACCGCGTGCGCACCCGGCTGCGCTTAGAGGGCGGCGAGGAGGTCGCCTTCCAGGAGTACTTCGTGCACCGGCGCCACAGCGTCGCCGTCGACGAGGTGCACTACGAGGGCGCCGAGCTCGCCACCCCCGCACCCGGCGTCGCCGAGGCCCTCGCCGCGGCCGAGGTGGTGCTGATCGCCCCCTCGAACCCGATCGTCTCCATCGGCCCGATCCTCTCGGTGCCCGGGGTGGCCGACGCGCTCTTCGCCCGCCGCTCCTCGGTCGTCGCCGTCTCGCCGATCGTCGGCGGCGTGGCGCTGAAGGGGCCCGCCGACCGGTTGCTCGTCGAGCTCGGCGGCCGCTCCTCGGTGGGCGGCGTCGCCGAGTGCCTCGCCGAGGTCGCCGGCACGCTCGTGATCGACCGCGCCGACGCGGCGCTCGCCGGCGAGGTGGAGGCCGAGGGGATGCGGGCGGTCGTCGCCGACACCGTGATGCGCGATCCCGCCGTCGCCGAGGCGCTCACCGAGGTGGCGATCGCCGCCGCCCGACCCTGA
- the cofE gene encoding coenzyme F420-0:L-glutamate ligase: protein MLQVFPVEGLPEVRPGDKIGELIAAQASLEDRDVLVVTQKIVSKAEGRIVAVDPTDASAKRRLAESEAVRVLRRRGDLVITETRHGFVCANSGVDLSNVEEGFAVLLPVDPDRSARGIRDALRVLAGVEVGVIISDTFGRVWRRGLTDVAIGCAGIAAVVDLRGERDALGRELVATEVCVADEIAGAAELVMGKSSGYPVGVVRGIDPAAFRESSVRREIVRPPGEDLFR, encoded by the coding sequence ATGCTGCAGGTCTTCCCGGTCGAGGGCCTCCCCGAGGTGCGCCCCGGCGACAAGATCGGCGAGCTGATCGCCGCCCAGGCCTCCCTCGAGGACCGCGACGTCCTCGTCGTGACGCAGAAGATCGTCTCCAAGGCCGAGGGGCGCATCGTCGCCGTCGACCCGACCGACGCCAGCGCCAAGCGCCGCCTCGCCGAGTCCGAGGCGGTGCGGGTGCTGCGCCGTCGCGGCGACCTCGTGATCACCGAGACCCGCCACGGCTTTGTCTGCGCGAACTCCGGCGTCGACCTCTCCAACGTCGAGGAGGGCTTCGCCGTGCTGCTCCCGGTCGACCCCGACCGCTCGGCGCGCGGCATCCGCGACGCGCTGCGGGTGCTCGCCGGCGTCGAGGTCGGGGTGATCATCTCCGACACCTTCGGCCGGGTCTGGCGGCGCGGCCTCACCGACGTCGCGATCGGCTGCGCGGGGATCGCCGCCGTGGTCGACCTGCGCGGCGAGCGCGACGCCCTCGGGCGCGAGCTCGTGGCCACCGAGGTCTGCGTCGCGGACGAGATCGCCGGAGCGGCCGAGCTCGTGATGGGGAAGTCCTCCGGCTACCCCGTCGGCGTCGTGCGCGGCATCGACCCCGCCGCCTTTCGGGAGTCCTCGGTGCGCAGGGAGATCGTGCGCCCGCCCGGCGAGGACCTCTTCCGTTGA
- a CDS encoding NAD-dependent epimerase/dehydratase family protein yields MRALVTGGAGFIGSALVDRLLAEGHVVDAVDDLSSGSLANLAEARRRGRGFSFTQLDVRDPALTEHLALHRPEVVFHLAAQSSVLVSTEHPLRDAEVNVLGGLRLLDAARAGGVKKVVFAASGGALYDEPAAGARPVDERAPRLVRSPYGAAKRAMLDYLACYRELYGLEYSALALGNVYGPRQDASGEGGVVAIFATRLLAGEPCEIHGDGSQVRDFVFVDDVVDAFSRAAGRGSGLVLNIGTGVGTTIAELYERLRVLTGSRAKPRRAPARPGDARVSVLDAGRAALHLGWKPWTPLDEGLALVVEACRSGVPR; encoded by the coding sequence GTGCGCGCGCTCGTCACCGGGGGCGCGGGGTTCATCGGCTCCGCGCTCGTCGACCGCCTTCTCGCCGAGGGCCACGTCGTCGACGCCGTCGACGACCTTTCGAGCGGCTCACTGGCGAACCTCGCCGAGGCACGGCGCCGCGGCAGGGGCTTCAGCTTCACCCAGCTCGACGTGCGCGACCCGGCGCTCACCGAGCACCTCGCGCTCCACCGTCCCGAGGTGGTCTTCCACCTCGCCGCGCAGTCGAGCGTCCTCGTCTCGACCGAGCACCCGCTGCGCGACGCGGAGGTCAACGTCCTCGGCGGGCTGCGCCTCCTCGACGCGGCGCGCGCCGGCGGGGTGAAGAAGGTGGTCTTCGCCGCCTCGGGGGGCGCCCTCTACGATGAGCCGGCCGCCGGCGCGCGCCCCGTCGACGAGCGCGCCCCGCGCCTCGTCCGCTCGCCCTACGGCGCCGCCAAGCGGGCGATGCTCGACTACCTCGCCTGCTACCGCGAGCTCTACGGCCTCGAGTACAGCGCCCTCGCGCTCGGCAACGTCTACGGGCCCCGCCAGGACGCGAGCGGCGAGGGGGGAGTGGTGGCGATCTTCGCGACGCGGCTGCTCGCCGGCGAGCCCTGCGAGATCCACGGCGACGGCAGCCAGGTGCGCGACTTCGTCTTCGTCGACGACGTGGTCGACGCCTTCTCCCGCGCCGCCGGGCGAGGCTCGGGCCTGGTGCTCAACATCGGGACCGGTGTCGGGACGACGATCGCCGAGCTCTACGAGCGGCTGCGGGTGCTCACCGGATCGAGGGCCAAGCCGAGGCGCGCCCCGGCGCGCCCCGGCGACGCGCGCGTCAGCGTGCTCGACGCCGGGCGCGCCGCGCTGCACCTCGGCTGGAAGCCGTGGACCCCCCTCGACGAGGGCCTCGCGCTCGTCGTCGAGGCCTGCCGCAGCGGCGTGCCCCGGTGA